The Triticum urartu cultivar G1812 chromosome 5, Tu2.1, whole genome shotgun sequence genome contains the following window.
AAATGTATGCTGCTAGCGTTGGATGTCGTCCTCCCGCATCTGTGTCGCGGACTGGTCCCCCCTCTCCCGTGTCCGCGAATGCGGGAGAAAATTTGGGGGttgccgttggagatgcccttaccaTGTTGCTCGGTAGTGGCGCGATATTGTTCAGTTAACTGCTCTACTTTGTTAAGTGGGAATCCCGCTTATTCCCACTTAATCTACATCAGTTTTGGTGGGATACTCACCTTTTTAACACCAAACTGTATTGGGACCATGTGGATTATGCTGGGACTTTCACCTACTGTCCCACCCGCAGCCTGAAACGAGAGGCACCATGTATTTTTAGTATGAACTTGATCTTTTTTCTGATATAAAGTTTGAATTTTATTAAATTAAAATGGAGCATCAAGAAGATACATAACACGTCTGTCTTTTACACAGCTATCTTTAGAGAATCCGTCTAGAAACAAGTGCAATATGGGCTAATATTTAGATGTGGAGGAAGTGTTTTAGACATATTTTGTCGGGGCGCGGGTGTTCGCGGAGGGCCGTGGCAGAGTCGGGCTAGGAGCCGTCTGACCGACCCGAGATGACTAACTGACTGACCGCCGGGTGAGGTCGTTTTCAGCGTGTGCATGATTGGCGTACGGCCCGCACCCGTACGCCGCTCCTTCTTGGAAGCTACGCGCACGCACGAGCGGCCCGGTTTATCTCGCGCACCTCCGTGGATAGACACACGGCCATTTCCACGACCAAAAACACGATTGGAACAAGCAGACGCGGGAAATCTCATCTTTGCCGCCACCCACGAGACTAGGATCAGGAGCACGCGTGCGCCGGTCCAAGTTCCACCGTGTCTCACGTAGCGTACTGCTAACCTTTTGGCTTTTGGCCCTCTCTCTTTACCGTCCCGTCACCGCCGCTCGTGCTCGTAGTAGACAGTAGTTATCCACGCGACGCCCAGGCCCAGCCAAGCGGTGCCCATGCGCGGCCCACGGGGGAAGGAGGATGGGACCCGCGCACTGAGTGCGCCCGCCCGCCCGCCGCCATCCGTCTCATTCCACGCGCTTCCACCCGCCCCCGTCTCCCCCGCCTctatcctctctctctctctcccccccctTATAAACCGGCCGTGAATTCCAGAGCAAAAAAGCACCAACGGCAGGGAGAGACCCGACCAGCGTCCCACCCAACGACCCAGCGTCGACCTACCTCCTACCCTCATCCATCCACCCATTGATCCATCGATTGATTTGGTTGGATTAATTGAtccgccaccgccaccaccaccgccgtGGAGAAAGGagggatggcggcggcggcgggcaggGGCGGGGGGCCGAGGCGCACGACGCGGGTGGGCCCCTACGAGCTCGGCAAGACCGTCGGCGAGGGCAGCTTCGCCAAGGTCAAGATCGCCAAGGACACCCGCAACGCCGCCACCTGCGCCATCAAGGTGCTCGACCGCAACCACGTCCTCCGCCACAAGATGGTCGAGCAGGTCCGTCCGTCCCTCCCAAATCAATCCCACGCTTCCTTGCTACCTCCATCCGGCGTTGCCCGGGGGAGCACCTTAATTAATGATTAACGATGAATCTAGGCGGGCTGATTCGTCGAATTGAGAAACAAACAGACAAACCCCTAGATTACGACCGGGAGATCATAATTTATTCATCGGAGGACCGACCACCTAATTCGAAAAGAACGTCCCAAATAACTTTGCGACGTTCAGGTCTCTCTCATGGTCGAGATTCTCTGTCCGTCCGTCCGTGGTGATTGTTTTTCCGGTGTCATCCTTGCTCATGATTTTTGGTTGTTATTAAGGTAAAAAAAAGAGAACATGTTTTTTAATCCAAAAAAAGAGAACAGGTTGATGCCAAAGAATATGAATTGAAAATTGTGACCATCGAATTAGGTTTGCAAAACGGGTCTCTTATACGGGGGCCACTCTGCACCTGCATCACCCACGTCAGGCTCATTTTACAAGAGGATTTTATAGATATCGTATTTCTTCTGCTATATGCAAATTAAGGATGATGTGATCTAATCATACACGACTGCTAGGGTGCTATAGATGCCATGTTTAGTTCAACTCCTGCGTCCTCCGTACAGATCTGATCAGATTATGGACGCTGACCGCCTATTCCCGCCTTTTCAGATTAAACGGGAGATCGCCACAATGAAGCTAATACGACATCCAAATGTGGTCCAGCTGCATGAGGTATACTCTAGTTTTTTTTTACAGAGACAGTTTTGTCTCGTTGTTTTTTATATCTTTCATCTCAGGTAACATGTGTGCATTTCATAGGTGATGGCTAGCAAATCAAAGATATACATGGTTCTTGAGTTTGTTGAGGGAGGCGAGCTTTTTGATAAGATCGTAAGACTCTCAAACTTCATGCGCTGGATGTTATGGCTTTTACTTTGTGTGCAATTATTTTTACATGTCATGAGTTTATCTCGTAGGTCAGTTATATAAGGCTACATAAATGTTTTAGTTGTTACTCATTTACCAATTACCATTATTTTGTGGATAATTAGGTCAATTCTGGGAAGCTAGGAGAAGATGAAGCAAGACGATACTTCCACCAACTTATAAATGCGGTTGATTATTGTCATAGTCGTGGAGTGTACCATAGAGATCTCAAGGTTTGTCCAGTTATCCTACCTGGTTCCTGATATATGTAACTTAAACGTTGATGCTCTGTGATACACTTCCTAATTTATGGATGTTTTATGTGCCATTTGCAGCCAGAAAATCTGCTCCTTGATTCATATGGAGCTCTCAAAGTTTCGGATTTCGGTCTCAGCGCATTTTCTCCGCAAACAAAAGTATGATCTCTACCTAGTTGGCTAGTAGCTAGAAGTATGCATTTCTTTTCATTTTCAGAAACATAAGGCACTGTGCTTGAACACGAGAAACAGTTAACGGAAAGAATACTGATCACCtccttttgttttttattttaggAGGATGGACTTCTGCATACTGCTTGTGGAACTCCCAATTATGTTGCACCTGAGGTGAATTTTTTGCCTTTGTGTTTCTACCTTGTCTAATAAATGTGTTTCAGCCTTTCAGGAGTGTAATCATTAGATTGTTTCTTTAGGTGCTTGCTGATAAAGGTTATGATGGTATGGCTGCTGATGTGTGGTCCTGTGGCATAATCTTATTTGTCCTTATGGCTGGATATTTGCCCTTTGATGACCCCAACTTAATGACTCTGTATAAATTGGTAAGTTGCTGCCGTAGACATACCTTTCTTGTCATGTGAAATTGGTAGTGACAAGACTATTGCCGTTTTGTCTACAGATCTCCAGAGCTAATGTTTCTTGTCCACCATGGTTTTCTACCGGTGCGAGAAATCTTATTAAGCGCATTCTCGATCCCAATCCTCACACTGTAAGTGCCTGTCATGCTGAACCATGAATTCTTATATCTGAAGCTTCCTTCTTTAGTAGCTTTATTTGCGTTAGAATATGAGAATAATTAGTTTACGCTTGTTTTTTCTCCTTTTTGCAGAGGATAACAATCGCCCAAATTTTGGAAGATGAATGGTTCAAAAAGGACTATAAACCACCACATTCTGAGCACAATGAAGATGTGAGCCTTGAAGATGTCGATGCTGCATTCGATAGTTCAGAGGTAATACAATCTGAATGTCCTTTCCTGGTCTGCAGTTGACATATCTGTCTCCCCAGAAATATTATGTTTTAAAGATTCATCTTTATTTATTACCTTTGCCTTCCTATTTCGTAGGAACACCTTGTGGCGGAGAGGAGAGAGAAACCAGAATCCATGAATGCATTTGCTCTTATTTCAAGGTCTGAGGGATTCAACCTCGGAAATTTGTTTGAGAAAGAGATGATGGTAGGTTCATAGAAATGTTGATTTATAGTCGAATAGTTTGATATCCTTGACTGTCTGAATGTCATTACTGAAGTAGTGACATGCAGTTCACTTGTTGGTCAGTGCTTTTCTATAAAGTGGGGCGAATAGCCTTTATTTGTAAGTAGTGACATGCAGGGTGCATCATTCTGCCAGTCACTTAATTGCCCATTTTTAGAAATCTAGGCATCTTCTTTTGGCCCAAGTTTGCACTATTAGTAAACCTTGTTGGTTCGCAAATAATTTGATCCTTCCTAATATAGGGGATGGTAAAGCGGGAAACATCCTTTGCGTCGCAACGTACACCACAAGAGATCATGTCTAAAATAGAGGAAGCCTGTGGCCCTCTTGGTTTCAATGTGCGGAAACAAAATTATAAGGTAACCATTATGTTCTTCAAGAGTTTGTTAGAATTTGAGCAGTTCAGGACTGATATGGATTTCTGTTTTTGAACTTCCAGATGAAACTGAAAGGTGACAAGACAGGAAGAAAAGGCCATTTATCTGTAGCAACGGAGGTACCACTCTATCGCCAATACTGAGACGTTAAAATATTGTTTACAAATTCCACTAAAAGAATTGCTGTTACCTCTGATTAAAATATTCTTCAAGCAGCCAATGTTTCTGAAAATAGAAATTATTAAGTGATTTTGAAATGCCAGTGCGATGGCTTTATAAGGCTGTGGCAACTTTTGCTTTGACTTCACATTTGAAGTGCTAATCCTTCATAAAACTGATGACATATAATCGGTTGCAGGTTTTTGAGGTTGCTCCAACACTCCATATGGTTGAACTTCGTAAAACTGGAGGGGACACCTTGGAGTTTCACAGTGTATGATATCAAACAGTTTACATTTCGATCCTAATTGGCAAATATTCTGAACCACTCTGACTCTTAGCACTCTGAAACAACTAACACCGTTTCCTCAAAACTGCATGCAGTTCTACAAGAATTTCTCGTCAGAACTAAAAGACATTGTGTGGAAAACTGAATCCAACACAATTGCGAAATAGTAGCGGTGAGCTTCGAGCCTTCAACTCCTAACTGTTGTTCTCCACCCTCTTGTCCTCCTGTCCTAACACGTTTGCTCTATCCTCCAGATGATTGATACTTCACGGAATGGAACTATCTTGCGGTGCTGTATCGATGGACCTCCCCTTCAGGTGATGCCGCTGGGCGCTGGGTACTGTATATTTCTCCGGCACCGCATCGATGGTCCAGTCCGCCGTCTCTTGTCGAAGACAGCGCCTTCTTTTTACCGAGCGCGATTGTACACTTACATGTACAACGAGGCCCTCCCGGACAAGCTCCTTGTAATATTGCAACGGGGTGCCTAACAGGCATCCTGAATGTGCTCTAGTTTGCAGCAGGGTTGTGTGCctttctttattttttgtattGGAAGTATTTGAGAATCGTAAGATGAATAATGGTAGTTCAGACTTGAGATTGTAAGGCAAGCCTTGCTTTATTTCGCGCCAGGGTTGTGTGCCTTTCTTTGTTTTTGTATTGGGCACGCATTCTGATCAGAAAAATGCAAAGCATTCGCGAGGGTTTTGATGCATCTTCATGACCCATCCTCACCGAAGCTGGTCTAGTTGACATTCAAAAAATCGTCCAGCTAACACATCAAAACACCATCCACTGCTATAAAGAATAACATAGATCAGGAGGACCTACAAACAAATCTATGAAGAACAACATAGATCAGGAGGACCTACAAACAAATCAATGACCACTAGCGTTGGGAGATCAACGCCAACAGGACCCAAGCAGATCTGGTGGAAGCACACCTCCACGCATCCTAAGCCGTGCTAGGCGCACCTCCGGAGCGGTGATGTGGCAGAGAGGACATTATTTTACCTCTAGACTGTTGTTGCCACCTCACCACCTCACCCCATAGATGCCACTGGCCACAGTAAGAAGATCATCCACATCGAAGATAGACCTCAATGAGGTTTAACCCAAGTACCACCGCCATGACAATCATGGCCGAAGTACCTCATGAAGCAGCCCTAACTAGATGGGAAAGGTGAAAACATGTACTTGCTACTCCATAGGAGtacaagcccccccccccccctccccgcgTTGGTGAGTGAACAAGTGTGCTCTTCTCCTAAGCCGTACGTATAAAAGTCCTGCAAAATGGGCGTTAAGCGATGTGTGATCCACCATATTAGTAACTAGATGATATcccgcacgttgttgcgggaataTTTGCAATATATTTCGATGATATGTGATTTTTATGGAACGTGAATAGTGATACTACGAAAACTAAAATTGCAAATCCATATGCTTTATTGTGTTTGATTAATGTATCGTAAAATATCTAATATATGTTTGCATGTTGAGGTGGACATTTTCATGTGCATGAATGCATGTTGTGGTGGACCTTTTGCCATGCATGTTGCTTGATGATGTGATATGCTTGCATGTTAAGAGAAATATATTAGTGagggctagctatttagatatagaagattaTGACTGGATTATAATAAAAAGGATGCATTATCATGCATCTTGCAAATCGACCACAACACAGCTGCATCATTCCTGGATTAGTTTCTTTACTGATCTTCTAAACGTTGTCTTCTTTTTCGCAAGAAATCTTGTAAAAAGAGTAGATGCTTATGCGTCGGTATGTATGCACTCATGATATGTTGTTCCATGTAAATCAGGTGATCCTAAGATCAAATGATGATTTTTTAGAAGCACGGTGTATTGATGCAGACACTCATTAGAATGATATCCTGGTGCCTCGGCTTCAGCTAGTAGATATGTTAGGATTTTAGTACTCGGACTGATGGCGTCGCTTCTTCTTTGAGTCAGTCTTCCGGGCTTTGATCCTCCTCAAGTTCACCAGTCGGAATAGATTAGACGGATATCTGGCATAGATTCCCGCCAGCTCCTTGGGGTGTCGAGGATAGGTTTTCTCGTCGTGCGTGCATGACTACGGGATTTGATGTCAGGTTCTTCAGTTCGATTCAAGGATTCAGCGGCGACGACCGCAGCCTCGGGGCGTTGGTCCTTAAGGGACATGGATGAAGACTTCCCGGCTGTCATCGACAAGGTTAGGTCGGCTCCGCTATGGGAGTAGCGACAGCGGCACATTGATGGCTCGTTTTGACGACAGTAGTGGTCGTTCGATGGTCCATGGACCTCAATGTAATTTTATTATGATTGAAATATTTTGCACTTCCGATGAATCTTTATAATAAATCTGCCTCCTTTTTGGAAAAAAAGTAAGGCAAATTAAGGACCAAATATTATTTCTTTTGCGGGAAGAACTTATGATAATTTGCAAGCTACGAAAAATATTATACATAAAGTTCTATACACCGGGTTACCCTAAGTTAAAGTATTTAACACGTCCTAAAAGAAGAATTTGAGCTACACATTCTTAAGGTGCATGTCGTCGATTTGAGATGGTTGATGGTGTGCACCCAGTTACAATCTTTAGGTCATATAGTAAGTGTAAAGCACAAATGATCATACACTCATAACCTCTGTGTTCCAAATTAATGACCAAATATACTAGGTTTTGTCAAACAATCATACATGATCCTTTTTTATCATCACAATTTCTGAAAACTTATAAATATGGTATGAACCGAGGGTGTACCTTTTTTGATAAGCTGCAGATACCACATAATGTATCAATTACCATGATAATACTACTATCTTGTTAAAAAAATGATAGTACTAGTATGATCTGCTGGCTattacttcctccattcctaaATGTAATGCGCATAGATAACAGCCCACATACCAATGCATGTGCTGGCGATAAGTTTTGGACGAGAAAGCCCCAATCGTTCTGTTCGAGGTTCCATGCTAGTAGAATAGAAAATTAGAGAGAAACTACGGCACCCTCCAGTCATCTGGGTCTGTCCCATCTGATGTGTATCAGAACAAATAAACAAGGGAGGGAGGCTCTGCGTTTGATGGGTTGGTGGAGGGCTAATTTCGTCCATAATTGGATTGAGCTCAAACTACGCACTACAATATGGAATTTCCCTAGAAAACTAATACGCactatatttaggaatggagggagtactactccaTGATGGAGTCATAAATCCACGCCTCGTAAAAGAAGATGCAATGCTGCGAAAACATTCCGTGCTTGTTTCAGAAGCAACAATGCAATCTCTTCCCGCAAGAAAAAAAAAGCAATCTCCGAGCAGTCAACGCCTACAAACAAGGTAGGCGGACACACAAAAAATGCCAACCACAGAGTGTCGTGCGGTCTTCCAGAGTCCAGAATTTCATATCATCATATACCAGTATTTGAGTTGCTGACAGCGCCCACCACGCTGTGCCATACTTCACCGTGGGAAAGGTTATAAACATGTTTAATCTCTCTTCGACAAGCGATGTGGTATTAAAACATAGAGCCAAATTCCGAACTGTGTTGCGTGCCGCAATGCACTGGGCTACAATTTGGCACAATATCCACACAGGGCCGTTTCTCTCAAATGGGCAACTCGGTCATTGGCCAAACCCTATTTGGCGCCTTCTGCGTCCGATATAGTGTTAATGGTACAGGGCGCACACCCCCTTATCGACGCTGGGCCGGAGGCCCACAGTTTCGGTTTTAAAGATGCAGAAAACAATACGTGTAGGTACGTACCGTGATTTGAACAGCTATCGCCTGCTTCAACCTTCGCTACCCAAACCAACCAGCCAACTGCGCTTCAGGTGTTTAGTTACAGGTTTttccttcttttcttctttctttttttactGGAATGGTTTTgttatttttttctatttttattcATTTCTATTTTACCCTTTTAAGCTTTTTTTTATAATACAGGAATTTTTGTTTGAAATTCGTGGACTTTATTCTGATTTGATGAACTTTGTTTTCAAACtcaatgaacttttttgaatttgatgaactttttaaaatccaatgaacattttttcaaacctgatgaacatttttcaaatttgatgaacttttttcaatgatgaatttgtttttgaaattcgatgaactttttcaaacccgatgaacttttttccatattcaatgaactttttatgaattcaatgaactttttccaTATTCCACGATCTTTTTTTGAATtccatgatttttttttcaaattagATGAACTTTTTGaaatccgatgaacttttttcaaattcgatgaactttttccatttttgatgaactttttgaaatttgatgaactatttttcaaattcaatggttttttccaaattcgatgaactttttgtAAAATTTGACGGACTGTTTTCAAAATTGATTAACTTTTTCCTAACAACAAGAATACATACTGCAGCCAACTGGTTGTTTTTTTTCTAAGAAAAATGAGCATGTACTGTAGCGATTTAGCGATACGAGCGGGAGCCAGCTAGCGATCAAGTGAGCCAAGGCGTAAGCGAGTAGGGAGGCTAGCGAGCAAGCTGGCGAGGCGCGCTGGGCTGCGGGCGCCACGATCGCTAGTTGGTGCTGAAGACGCTCGCGAGGAGCTCTCCGGTCATTGTGGTAGTTCTGAAGAAGAAAAACGTGGTAGTTGGGCTTGTCTAAAAAACATAGTCATTGTGTGTATATaaacaaaagaaaagagaaaaatgaTTTCCTCACCCGTGTAGAGATAGAGAGTACCAATAGAGAAAAATCAATACCACTAGATTTATCATGAAATATATTTTCGTATGGTATATACTTAGCATTGTAGATATAGATATTTCATCTATTAAAGTATGTGAAGTTTGACTTTCATGAAAACCAATGTTTTAATTGGGACGGGGAAGCACAATTTTCCGAAATGAAGTTTCTACAAAGTTGACAATCTTGCATGTTGAATAGTTAAAAAGAAGTAACTTTAACTAGTAATTTGTATTATAAAGTCTTGTTTATGACTGAACCGTTGTCTCCTTTCCAAACCTTAGAGAGGTGATTTTTCGGGCGCTCCGCGCTATTACTCCTCAACCACCGGTAGGTAGTTGCCCCATACTCCTCTGTCGGCTCTAATGGTGCGGGAGTGAGGGGAGGCCACAATCTACCGTGTCAAATTGTGGTGGCGGCAGCGGCTTCGTTCTGACAAA
Protein-coding sequences here:
- the LOC125511289 gene encoding CBL-interacting protein kinase 9, translating into MAAAAGRGGGPRRTTRVGPYELGKTVGEGSFAKVKIAKDTRNAATCAIKVLDRNHVLRHKMVEQIKREIATMKLIRHPNVVQLHEVMASKSKIYMVLEFVEGGELFDKIVNSGKLGEDEARRYFHQLINAVDYCHSRGVYHRDLKPENLLLDSYGALKVSDFGLSAFSPQTKEDGLLHTACGTPNYVAPEVLADKGYDGMAADVWSCGIILFVLMAGYLPFDDPNLMTLYKLISRANVSCPPWFSTGARNLIKRILDPNPHTRITIAQILEDEWFKKDYKPPHSEHNEDVSLEDVDAAFDSSEEHLVAERREKPESMNAFALISRSEGFNLGNLFEKEMMGMVKRETSFASQRTPQEIMSKIEEACGPLGFNVRKQNYKMKLKGDKTGRKGHLSVATEVFEVAPTLHMVELRKTGGDTLEFHSFYKNFSSELKDIVWKTESNTIAK